CAATGCATTTCATCAGGGTAGATTTACCGCTACCGTTCGGTCCCGCAACGCCATGTACGCCGGGCCCGATTTCTGCTTCAATCCGGCGAAAAATCACGGATTGCCCGAATTTTTTTGATATTTTATTCAGAATAATTTGCTGCATACGGTTAAGGTACTACGCAACACTGCTCAAGTACAAGTAAGAGTTTACAAGCCTGCTGTGTGCATTTTTTCCACATGAATACTCTTCACCAAACGCCAACTCAGTGCCCGCATGGATCAGCTCGTCCATCAAATAACGTCCCGGCTGTGCCGCAAACTCAACGAAGAACAGCCCTATTACACCCCTGCCGATCTTACCGAAGCGGGTATGCCCGACTTCCTGGTTTCGCGCATACGGCTCGAGTTGGAACACAATCTCCGGGATAGCATTGTCCCCCCGGATTCCGACTGGGCGTCGATGTCGGCACCGGATGTGCGTCAGGCCTGGGCCTTGTTTTTAGACGCCATCAACGGGCAGGTGCGGCTGCCCCACGCCTTCACCCGCGGCGTTGTGGAATCGGCGGTTGCCGACCTTGTGGATTTGCTCTCGCAACCGCTCGCGCACTACCCGCCCTATCTGTTCGGAACGGCTTCGGCGCTGAGCTACGAAGAAGTGCAGGCGCAAATGAGATTGGTAGTCGTGTACCCGCACCTCGGGCTGTTCCTGCCACGCTACATGCTCAAGCGCGGCCTTAACGAAATCAGCATTGATACCTACCGCCACCTGCTCACACAGCTGGATTCGCGCGTCTGCCGCAACTACAGCCCGCTCAACTGGGTGCAGCTGCTTGAACCCCTTTTCACCCTTTGCGGCGGGGAAGTCGAAGGGGAACTGCTTGCGCGTTTTTTTACGGAAAAAAAGCTCCCCGATCAGGCGCGCTGGCTCCGTCAGATTCAGGACCCGCTCGATTCCCAACAACTTGTCGAGCTGCTTTCGCGACCCGTGTACCGCTACGATGAGCCTGAAGCTGAAGCTGAAGCTGAAACCGATACGACCGAAAGCGCAAGTCCTCAAACTGAACCCGAACCAAAGCCGGAAGATGACGAGCCCAGCCGTACCGATTCCCTAAAAACCAAAGTCATACCCGGAAGCATTGCCGGCGCGGCATTCCGTGAAAGCGGCCCCAAGAAAGCTTCCTCCCCAACCGAACAAACGGCGCAGCACGAAGACGCCACAGTGCACGAACCAACAAACCTCCCCGAACAATCAGCCGAACCGCACGGAAGCGAATCCGAGCCACAGGAACGACCGAAAAACCCGTCAGACGAATTTGAAAACGATGGTGCGCCACAAGGCGAAGACGAGCAAGACGTGCCGCTGTACCAGCGCCTGGCCCTGGATGATGACGATAATGACGACGACGAAACCGAAGCCGATGACGCCAGCGAACACGCGCTGCCCCAGGCTCCTGCAGAATCCGGTCACCCTGATACAGAAGACGAAGGCGATGAACCGGATGAACCCCTTTCCCTCCCCCGCTTCCGAAACGAAGAATCGTATCCGGAAGAAGCGACCGAAGACGCGTCCCATGAAAACATCCGCCCGATTGCAGGAAGCGAAACCGAAGGCGACATAGATGATGACGACGACGATGATGAAGACAACATCCCGCTCTGGCAGCGCCTCCGGGTCGATGATGACGAAAATGAAGCCGAACCACACCCCCCGCAAACCATCGGGCCTGCGCCCGACAATGCCCGTTTTGAAGAACTCTACAGCTTTCTGCAATCGGACGAAGACCGATTCCTGAGAGAAATTTTTGACAGCGACCGGCGGGCTTACATCGGAGCACTCGAACAGCTCTCAGGCTTCGACAACTGGCGCAAAGCCGGGAAATACCTCACCAACGAAATTTTCCGCCGCTACGAAATCGACATGTACAAAGACGTTTCAATCGATTTCACAGATCAGCTGCACCGCTTTTTTAAAAATCATGCTTAAACGCATGAGCTGCCCCAAAACCTTCCGGCTTTATGATCCGCAACGGCGGTAAGTGAAATATTTTCCCACACCCGCATAAACTGAGTTTTTCAAACCACCCATTTTCTATAAACCGCAAAATATCAATCCATTATACAAACCAACATCATAGTACGAATAATGCGTGCTGAACGCCGGTTTATTCTGTTATTCTAATCTGATATTATTATTTTGAATCGGGATACGGGTTAAATTCAACACCTGTCTCCCGCCATACTATTGTTTTCGAAAAGCGCTTTGCTAAGGCAAAACAGCTTTCCGGTCAGCTTGCAAAACCTGTTATTAGTTATCCGCCCAGCGGTGCGTACAGCCGGGCTCCTTCCTTCAACCTTAATGTTATTCTCTATTTATTTAGTCGTGACTTATGGAACAAAATAAAAAATTTGAAAAGCTCACGCAGCTTCGGAAAGAAGCACGGCTGGGCGGCGGTAAAGAACGTATCGAAAAACAGCATAAATCGGGTAAGCTGACCGCTTACGAACGTGTTGATCTCCTCCTCGATAAAGGCAGCTTTGAAGAAATCGGCGCATTTGTGCGGCACCGCTGCCGCGACTTCGGCCTCGACAAGCAAAGTATTCCCGGCGACGGCGTAGTAACCGGCTTCGGAAAAATCAACGGACGCCCCGTGTATGTGTTCTCGCAGGACTTCACCGTTTTTGGCGGCTCCCTCTCTGAAACACATGCCGAAAAAATCTGCAAAATCATGGACCTGGCCGTGAAGAACGGCGTGCCCGTCATCGGCCTCAACGACTCTGGTGGCGCACGGATTCAGGAAGGCGTCGCCTCACTGGGCGGTTACGCCGAAGTCTTCTGGCGCAACAGTATGGCTTCGGGCGTCGTCCCGCAAATTTCCGCGATCATGGGCCCCTGCGCGGGTGGCGCGGTGTACAGTCCGGCCATCACCGACTTCATTTTCATGGTTAAAGACACAAGCTTCATGTTCGTGACGGGCCCCAACGTCGTAAAAACCGTGACGCACGAAGAAGTCACCTCCGAAGATCTCGGCGGCGCCTCAGCACACAGTAGTAAATCCGGTGTCGCGCACTTCGCAACCGACAACGACGCCGACTGTCTCGCACGCATTCGCATGCTGATGAGCTACCTCCCGCAAAACTGCGAAGAAAAAGCCCCCCTGCAGCCCGCCCGCGATCCGGATCCCAAATTCGCCGAAAAACTCGATACCATCGTCCCGGATAACCCCAACAAACCATACGACATCAAGGATGTCATTCGCGGCGTTGTGGACGCAGACACCTTCTACGAAGTCCATGAAAATTATGCGGATAACATCGTGGTTGGTTTCGCGCGTCTCGGCGGACGCAGCGTAGGCATTGTCGGCAATCAGCCGCTTTCCCTCGCAGGCTGCCTTGACAACGACGCCTCCGTAAAAGGCGCCCGTTTCGTACGCTTCTGCGACGCCTTCAACATCCCGCTTGTGGTATTCGAAGATGTACCGGGCTTCCTGCCGGGCACCGATCAGGAATGGGGCGGTATCATCAAGCACGGCGCCAAACTCCTCTACGCCTTCTGCGAAGCCACCGTGCCTAAGATGACGGTCATCACCCGCAAAGCCTACGGCGGCGCCTACGACGTGATGAACTCCAAGCACATCCGCGCGGACTACAACATCGCATGGCCTTCCGCCGAAATCGCGGTTATGGGCACCAAAGGCGCGGTCGAAATCATCTTTCGTCGCGATATTAAAAACGCAGCCGATCCGGAAGCCACCCAAAAACGTCTCGAAGACGAGTACGAAGAAACCTTCGCCAACCCCTACCGCGCAGCCGGTCGCGGGTATATCGACGACGTCATCTTCCCGAACGAAACCCGCAGTAAACTCCTGCGCGCCTTCGACCTCATCCAAACCAAGGCCGACAGCGTACCCCGCAAAAAGCACGACAACCTGCCGCTCTAAACGGGTCATCCCATTCAGCGGAAATATCCCTACACCGGCTCCGGATTTAATTCGGAGCCGTTTTTTTTGGGTAAACTCCGTGAACATCAAGGGCTCCGTGACAGGTCAAAACACCCCAAGTCGGCGGAGAACCCCTTGCTATTTTGCCGGTTACCCGACGCACCCGCCCGGCCTCATCAAGCCGCAAGCAAACCTTTACAGAGATTCGGGGCACACATCCCAAACCAAAGTCTGTGCTCATCACGCACGACTCCCGCAACCGGTTTACGGACCGTTCACAATTCACAGCTCGCACAACTGTACAACTTCAGTTCGGCGCGGACGCAACGCCGCACTTCAATTCCAAAAAAGCGGGACAGTCACCGACGAGATACAGCGCAGCAAAAAGCTATGATCTCGTTATTTTACCGGACGCATGACAGTTTTCCATTCACAAAACGGGCAGCATGAATCTATTTGAAGATCCCTCCGACGACGCACAAAAAACCCGGAACCGGCAGGCGGCCGAAAGCCTGCGGGCGGCGCCGCTTGCTACGCGCATGCGACCGGTTTCACTCGCTGAGTTTGTCGGGCAGCGCCATCTCTTAGCCGAAGGCAAGCTGTTATTTCGTATGATTCGCAGCGGACAGATCGGCTCCGTGATTTTATACGGTCCGGCAAGTAGCGGCAAAACAACCCTCGCCAACGTCATCTCACAGGAAATCGACGCCCGTTTTGTCGTGCTCAACGCCGTGCTTGATGGCATCAAGGAGCTGCGCGCGGTGGTCGAAGAAGCCCGCACCCGAGAGCGGATGCAGCAAACCCGCACGATTTTGTTCGTGGATGAAATCCACCGCTGGAACAAGGCCCAGCAGGATGCCCTGCTGCCGCACATCGAATCGGGCCTGCTCACGCTGATCGGGGCAACGACCGAGAATCCGTACTACTCGCTCGTGAGTCCGCTGCTTTCCCGCTGTCAGCTCTTCGAGCTGTACCCTTTCGACGAGGAAGACCTGCTCACGCTGCTGCGCCGGGCGCTCGGCGATCAGTCCCGCGGACTCGCGCGCTTCAACATCGAAATCAGCGACGACGCCCTGCGGCACTTTGCCTCCTACGCCGCCGGCGACATCCGCAATGCCCTGAACGCCCTCGAAATGGCGGTGCTCACCACCGATCCGGACGCGACCGGCACGCGGCACATCAGCCTGGAAGTAGCGCAGGAATCCATCCAAAAGCGCAATGTGCGGTTCAGCCGTCAGGGCGATGAGCACTATCACTACGCTTCGGCGCTCATCAAAAGCCTGCGCGGCTCCGATGCCGATGCGGCCCTGCACTGGCTCGCGGCCATGCTCGAAGGCGGCGAAGACCCGCAGTTTATTTTCCGGCGCTTCCTCATTTTTGCTTCCGAAGATGTCGGCATGGCCGAGCCGAAAGCGCTGGAACTCGTGCAGGCCTGCCTGCAGTCCTTCGAGACCTGCGGCATGCCCGAAGGCCTCTATTTTATGTCTCACGCCTGCCTCTACCTCGCGCTCTGTCCCAAAAGCAACAGCACCAAAGGCATTTTCAAAGCACTGGCACACGTCCGGAAATCCGGACCGGGAACCGTGCCGCCCCATCTGCGCGACCGCACCGCCAACCGGCTCAAGTCCCGCTACGAAAGCACCGACAACCCCTGCGAAAACTACCGCTACCCGCACGAATACCCCAACAACTGGGTCGCGCAGCAATACCTGCCCGACGAATTCCCCAACCTCAAACACTACGAGCCCGGCACAAGCCCCGTCGAAGAACGCCTGAACGAGCGGCTCAGACGGATTCGGGATTCAAAGCTTTGATAATCATACCGGGCGGAAGTTTGCTTTTTTTTCGGAAGATGTGTGTCCGGGCGCATTAACCATTTCAGGCAAAGCCGGCGAATAATTGTGATTCATTGGGGTTCCCTCAGGGGAGCTCACCGGCATTGCACCCATGTTTTCAAACATCCCGCTTTGGCAATGAAGCTACCGGACTACCGGAAAATCTTACAGGCAGAAAGTCAGACCGTCAGACCGTAGCTGACCGCATGTTGCTATGCAAGCCCCCTGTCCTCAAAACTCAGCTTCCGTAACAGCGCTTTTTTCTTGGTCTGATGTGCCTCCATGCGGTGCAAAATATTGTCGAGACTTTGCACGGCAGCCGTGATGTGCGGCCCCTTGTTCAGCATTACGCACTCTGCGCGGTTGCCCATGGCGGCGTCGGAGATTTCGGCCCGCGAAGGCAGCCCGGTTTTGGCGAGATTTTCGAGCACCTGCGTCGCCCAGATAACCGGCACATGCGCGGCCTCGCTGATCCACAGGATTTCTTCCTGCACTTCGGCCATGCGCTCAAATCCGCACTCGATCGCAAGGTCGCCGCGGGCAATCATCACCCCGCAAAACCGCGCCTGCATGGCCGTAAGGAGCATATCGGGCAGGCTGTCAAAAGCCTGCCGCGTCTCGATTTTCAGAATGATGGCCGGCTGTTTAGCGCCCGGCGCGTTGGCTTCCATCACGTCCATCAGGTGCTGCACATCCTCCGCCTGATTCACAAACGAGAGTGCCACAAGGTCTGCATGGTGCTGAATCCACGGCAGATCGGCGCGATCTTTCTCCGTCAGGGCACTGACTTCGATCACCGTTTGCGGCAGGTTGATACCTTTATCCGCCCGCAGCTTCGTGCCGGTCGGACGCGCCTGACGAATGCGCACCAGCACTTTTTCTTCAGCAATATCTTCGATGATACCCCCGATTTTGCCGTCGTCGAACCAAACCGGCGCACCGGGCAGGGCATTCCGGAAGGCCTCGGGAAGCGAACAGGCAATGTGCGCCGTCACTGTTGTTGACGCTGACGCTGAAGGTGACGCTGAGAATGATGCTGATTTTTGGGGATGCAGCGCGATTTCGAGTAAATCACCCGGTTTGAGTACGACTGCAGGATCCGGGTTGAGCACCGCGTTCACCAGGACGGCGGGCTGATCGCTGCGCCCGGGTTTGAGTCGAATGCCGGGTGCGGCATAAATGGTTTTGTGGCTCAGACCAAGTAGTCCGTCGCCATCGGTTTGCTCGAGCAACAGCTTCCGTCGGGCGCCCCGTGTATCGCGCAGGTGCAGCGTATCGCCCGGCTTTAGGTTATTGAAAGCCTTGTCATCCAGAACGAGTGCGGGAAGTGTTTCGCCGCTGTCCGCGCAGGCAGCGGTTCCGGATGCAGGAAGAAGCCTGATTCGGGCCGGTAGCGTGACCCGGCCCAGGGTATCGCGCTCGGGCTTGATTTTGAGCACCGGCACTTCCGCCGGCACTTCTGCCGTCCGGATTTTGGGTCCGGCGAGGTCGGTCATCACGCGGCAGTTTTTGCCGGTCGCCCGGCTGGTTTCGGCAAGGTTTTGGGTCATACGCAGCCAGTCCTCCGGCTGATCGTGCGCGCAGTTGATGCGCGCCACATCCATGCCGCTTTCGAGTAGGGACGTAAGCAGCGCGAGGTCGTGCGCGGCCTCGGGCGGCATGGTGACCATAATCCGGGTGTTGCGGTGCGGCTGCGGCGGCCCCAATACGTGCGCGGTGTTCTCCGTAAGTCGCGTGCTCCCGCAGGGCGGCTGCAAAAAAGCCGGGTCGCTCTCCGGCATTTCTGCCGGCTTGGCATTACCGTCGGCCGCGGCCAGCGCCGTATTGATGAGGCGGATCACCGCCCGGAAACTCTCCATCACCCCGGCCTCCGCCCGCCCCAGCGAGGACAGCCCCAGCCCCGCCAGCTCCCGCTGAATACCGCGCAAATCATGCTGCCGCAGCACCAGATATTGCAGCAGGTTCACCGCACTTTCCCGGTTCTCAGGATGCACCCGCTTTAGCCGGGCCTCAAAGCGGTCGGGCACAAGCTGCATTTCAGCAACCATCTCCTGCAGGGCAGGCAGCAGCTCGCGCATCTTTTGAATGCGCCACGGGCGCAGGCGGGAATCATCGTAAAGGGGCTTCATAGCGGGAAGAAATAGGGAAGTCTGTTGGATAAGGAATCAAGATAGCATTTCTTTTTGAAGCCCATATTACGGAGAGTGCAGAGTGCAGAGTGCAGAATTGTTGATTGTTGATGCCTAAATACGGTTGACGTTTTAGTTGAGATGAAACATTTTTGTGGCGGTCAGTTTTGTGGATCTTCCGGATGCTTTGATGGGTATCCGGGCAGGTCAGACGAAGGGGATCTCTCACATGATGCTTCGACGGGTTTCCAGGTTTAGCTGTGCTTCAAAGCCTTGAGGAGTGCGGTGGTAGGTCCCGCTGTTCGAGATGACACCTTTGTTAATTCTTAGTGATGATTACTGGGTTCTCACTGCAGAGTTGTTGATGCCTATGTACGGTTGACGGTTTAGTTGAGATGAAACATTTTTGTGGGTTATGTTTTTGCGGCACCGCATTGGGGAACGGTCGGTAATATGGGATGCTATCCGGGCTGGCAGTAAGGCAGATTAGCTTGGCTATTTTTGGAATCCGCCGAAGGTCTGATAAACTTGGTGGGTCGTAAACGGAACCGTTGCTTAATTACGACTCCCCAAAAAGCAAGGGATTCATCTTTGACTTGGGGACTTCCGATCTGCCACGAAAGACCGTGATGTTCTCGGGATTTCCCCCAAAAAAATAAAAGCTGCGTACTGCGCAGGCTTTCAGCGTCAGGTTTTGGACGTTGTTACAGCACCATCCCAAGCCGGGTTTGGTTGGGGAGTAGGGACCCGGACTCCGTTTTTTTTCAGGCGAATTCGTCGAGTTTTTTCTTTTTGTTGGCGCCGCGGAGGATTTGATGATCCGTGTCGTGGGCGGTTTGGGGCTCGAGGTGCAGGGTGATGACGCCGTCGGTTTTGAGGGCGTCGATGAGGCTGCGTTCGAGGCGGGTGGCGTCGGCGTGGGCGGCTTCGAGGCTGATGTTGTCGGCGAAGACGAGGTGGAGCTCGACCCAGGTGGTGCGTCCGGAGGTGCGGTGGCGCAGGTGATGCCAGCCGGTGATGTGGCCGGGCAGCTCGCCATCGAGTACGCCGCGGAGGGCCGCGTCGGTTTCGGGGTTGCGCTCATCCATGATGCCTTTCAC
This genomic stretch from Cyclonatronum proteinivorum harbors:
- a CDS encoding ICP22 family protein, which encodes MDQLVHQITSRLCRKLNEEQPYYTPADLTEAGMPDFLVSRIRLELEHNLRDSIVPPDSDWASMSAPDVRQAWALFLDAINGQVRLPHAFTRGVVESAVADLVDLLSQPLAHYPPYLFGTASALSYEEVQAQMRLVVVYPHLGLFLPRYMLKRGLNEISIDTYRHLLTQLDSRVCRNYSPLNWVQLLEPLFTLCGGEVEGELLARFFTEKKLPDQARWLRQIQDPLDSQQLVELLSRPVYRYDEPEAEAEAETDTTESASPQTEPEPKPEDDEPSRTDSLKTKVIPGSIAGAAFRESGPKKASSPTEQTAQHEDATVHEPTNLPEQSAEPHGSESEPQERPKNPSDEFENDGAPQGEDEQDVPLYQRLALDDDDNDDDETEADDASEHALPQAPAESGHPDTEDEGDEPDEPLSLPRFRNEESYPEEATEDASHENIRPIAGSETEGDIDDDDDDDEDNIPLWQRLRVDDDENEAEPHPPQTIGPAPDNARFEELYSFLQSDEDRFLREIFDSDRRAYIGALEQLSGFDNWRKAGKYLTNEIFRRYEIDMYKDVSIDFTDQLHRFFKNHA
- a CDS encoding acyl-CoA carboxylase subunit beta; this translates as MEQNKKFEKLTQLRKEARLGGGKERIEKQHKSGKLTAYERVDLLLDKGSFEEIGAFVRHRCRDFGLDKQSIPGDGVVTGFGKINGRPVYVFSQDFTVFGGSLSETHAEKICKIMDLAVKNGVPVIGLNDSGGARIQEGVASLGGYAEVFWRNSMASGVVPQISAIMGPCAGGAVYSPAITDFIFMVKDTSFMFVTGPNVVKTVTHEEVTSEDLGGASAHSSKSGVAHFATDNDADCLARIRMLMSYLPQNCEEKAPLQPARDPDPKFAEKLDTIVPDNPNKPYDIKDVIRGVVDADTFYEVHENYADNIVVGFARLGGRSVGIVGNQPLSLAGCLDNDASVKGARFVRFCDAFNIPLVVFEDVPGFLPGTDQEWGGIIKHGAKLLYAFCEATVPKMTVITRKAYGGAYDVMNSKHIRADYNIAWPSAEIAVMGTKGAVEIIFRRDIKNAADPEATQKRLEDEYEETFANPYRAAGRGYIDDVIFPNETRSKLLRAFDLIQTKADSVPRKKHDNLPL
- a CDS encoding replication-associated recombination protein A, which produces MNLFEDPSDDAQKTRNRQAAESLRAAPLATRMRPVSLAEFVGQRHLLAEGKLLFRMIRSGQIGSVILYGPASSGKTTLANVISQEIDARFVVLNAVLDGIKELRAVVEEARTRERMQQTRTILFVDEIHRWNKAQQDALLPHIESGLLTLIGATTENPYYSLVSPLLSRCQLFELYPFDEEDLLTLLRRALGDQSRGLARFNIEISDDALRHFASYAAGDIRNALNALEMAVLTTDPDATGTRHISLEVAQESIQKRNVRFSRQGDEHYHYASALIKSLRGSDADAALHWLAAMLEGGEDPQFIFRRFLIFASEDVGMAEPKALELVQACLQSFETCGMPEGLYFMSHACLYLALCPKSNSTKGIFKALAHVRKSGPGTVPPHLRDRTANRLKSRYESTDNPCENYRYPHEYPNNWVAQQYLPDEFPNLKHYEPGTSPVEERLNERLRRIRDSKL
- a CDS encoding pyruvate kinase, producing MKPLYDDSRLRPWRIQKMRELLPALQEMVAEMQLVPDRFEARLKRVHPENRESAVNLLQYLVLRQHDLRGIQRELAGLGLSSLGRAEAGVMESFRAVIRLINTALAAADGNAKPAEMPESDPAFLQPPCGSTRLTENTAHVLGPPQPHRNTRIMVTMPPEAAHDLALLTSLLESGMDVARINCAHDQPEDWLRMTQNLAETSRATGKNCRVMTDLAGPKIRTAEVPAEVPVLKIKPERDTLGRVTLPARIRLLPASGTAACADSGETLPALVLDDKAFNNLKPGDTLHLRDTRGARRKLLLEQTDGDGLLGLSHKTIYAAPGIRLKPGRSDQPAVLVNAVLNPDPAVVLKPGDLLEIALHPQKSASFSASPSASASTTVTAHIACSLPEAFRNALPGAPVWFDDGKIGGIIEDIAEEKVLVRIRQARPTGTKLRADKGINLPQTVIEVSALTEKDRADLPWIQHHADLVALSFVNQAEDVQHLMDVMEANAPGAKQPAIILKIETRQAFDSLPDMLLTAMQARFCGVMIARGDLAIECGFERMAEVQEEILWISEAAHVPVIWATQVLENLAKTGLPSRAEISDAAMGNRAECVMLNKGPHITAAVQSLDNILHRMEAHQTKKKALLRKLSFEDRGLA